One genomic region from Prionailurus bengalensis isolate Pbe53 chromosome C1, Fcat_Pben_1.1_paternal_pri, whole genome shotgun sequence encodes:
- the CASP8 gene encoding caspase-8 produces MDFSKCLYNIGEQLGSDELASLKFLSLDYIPQKKQEPIKDALMLFQRLQEKRMLEESNLSFLKELLFRINRLDLLFNYLNTSKEAMEQELQIPGRAQIPPYRVMLFQISEDVNKLELRSFKFLLSQEISRCKVDDDMNLLDIFIEMEKRVILGERNLDTLKRICDQINKSLLKKITDYEELSREGRMSLQRSTDELSNGEESLAMMALSDSLEEQDSESQTSDKVYRMKSKPRGYCLIFNNYDFSRARKDVPKLQNIKDRNGTNFDAEALSKTFSELHFEIVNFKDSTAKTICEVLKSYQRMDHNNKDCFICCILSHGDKGIIYGSDGQEAPIYELTSYFTGSKCPSLAGKPKIFFIQACQGDNYQRGIAVETDSEQKEDYLEMDSSFQKRYIPDEADFLLGMATVNNCVSYRNPTEGTWYIQSLCQSLRERCPRGEDILTILTEVNFEVSNKDDKKNMGKQMPQPTFTLRKKLFFPLN; encoded by the exons ATGGATTTCAGTAAATGTCTGTATAATATTGGGGAACAGCTGGGCAGTGACGAGCTGGCCTCCCTCAAATTCCTGAGCCTGGACTACATCCCACAAAAGAAGCAAGAACCCATCAAAGATGCCTTGATGTTATTCCAGAGACTCCAGGAAAAGAGAATGTTGGAGGAAAGCAACCTGTCCTTCTTGAAGGAGCTGCTTTTCCGAATTAATAGACTGGACCTGCTGTTCAACTACCTGAACACCAGCAAGGAAGCGATGGAGCAGGAGCTTCAGATACCAGGCAGAGCCCAGATCCCTCCCTACAG GGTCATGCTTTTTCAGATTTCAGAAGATGTAAACAAATTGGAATTGAGGTCGTTTAAGTTTCTTTTGAGCCAGGAGATCTCCAGATGTAAAGTGGATGATGATATG aactTGCTTGATATTTTCATAGAGATGGAAAAGAGGGTCATCCTAGGGGAAAGAAATTTGGACACTCTGAAAAGAATCTGTGACCAAATCAACAAGAGCCTGCTGAAGAAAATCACTGATTATGAAGAATTAAGCAGAG aggGAAGAATGAGCCTTCAAAGAAGTACAGATGAATTGTCAAATG GGGAGGAATCCCTGGCAATGATGGCATTATCGGACTCTCTAGAAGAACAGGACAGTGAGTCACAG acaTCGGACAAAGTTTACCGAATGAAAAGCAAACCTCGCGGATATTGTTTGATCTTTAACAATTATGATTTTAGCAGAGCACGGAAGGATGTGCCCAAACTTCAGAACATTAAGGATAGGAATGGAACAAACTTCGATGCAG AAGCTTTGAGTAAGACCTTTAGTGAGCTTCATTTTGAGATTGTGAATTTCAAAGACTCTACAGCAAAGACAATCTGTGAAGTTCTGAAATCCTACCAAAGAATGGACCATAATAACAAAGATTGCTTCATCTGCTGTATCCTCTCCCATGGAGACAAAGGCATTATTTATGGCTCTGATGGGCAGGAAGCCCCCATCTATGAGCTGACTTCTTACTTCACTGGTTCAAAGTGCCCTTCCCTTGCAGGCAAGCCCAAAATCTTTTTTATTCAGGCTTGTCAAGGGGATAACTACCAGAGAGGTATAGCTGTTGAGACTGACTCCGAACAGAAGGAAGACTACTTAGAAATGGACTCATCATTTCAGAAGAGATATATCCCAGATGAGGCTGATTTTCTGCTGGGGATGGCCACTGTGAACAACTGTGTTTCCTACCGAAACCCTACGGAGGGGACCTGGTATATCCAGTCACTTTGCCAGAGCCTAAGAGAAAGATGTCCTAG gGGCGAAGATATCCTCACCATCCTTACTGAGGTGAACTTTGAAGTGAGCAATAAGGATGACAAGAAAAACATGGGGAAACAAATGCCACAACCTACTTTCACACTGAGGAAAAAACTCTTCTTCCCTCTTAATTGA